In Trichoderma atroviride chromosome 2, complete sequence, one DNA window encodes the following:
- a CDS encoding uncharacterized protein (EggNog:ENOG41) has product MSSSQNQSKEQKIAEVQANLPLPEQPPKASDFNSADMRTTGVGSGRISGNAGSDAGAEAGLRGPAVKASEEVDMSKIGREGLEK; this is encoded by the coding sequence aTGTCTTCATCTCAGAACCAGTCCAAGGAGCAAAAGATTGCCGAAGTCCAGGCCAACCTGCCCCTGCCCGAACAGCCCCCCAAGGCATCCGACTTCAACTCTGCAGACATGCGCACCACGGGCGTGGGATCCGGGCGCATCAGCGGCAACGCGGGCTCAGATGCGGGAGCCGAGGCGGGGCTGAGGGGCCCGGCGGTGAAGGCGAGCGAGGAGGTTGATATGAGTAAGATTGGAAGGGAGGGGCTGGAGAAATGA
- a CDS encoding uncharacterized protein (EggNog:ENOG41~BUSCO:EOG092D2P76) produces MFRRILTKMAESAPKRLKTDSTSGSVLVGTHSGHFHADEALAVHMLRMLPTYRDSSLVRTRDPKILETCHTVVDVGGEYDAQRNRYDHHQRGFTTTFPGKNTKLSSAGLVYMHFGRDLIAQSIQQASSKANADADAAVDSSSDVELLYNKIYENFIEAVDAHDNGISRYDRDALQAAGIEQRFSSGGFTLGAMVGRLNPAWNDPKPADADEAQQAEDQLFLTASRRIGEEFERTLDFMTGAWLPARTIVQQAFDQRTKHDAEGRILVIEGQSVPWKEHLYTLEGEGNPSVLYVLYAEGTQPGAKWRIQCVPETQDSFTSRKPLPEAWRGFRDAELDGVSGVDGCVFVHAAGFIGGNKTFEGAMEMATKALAL; encoded by the coding sequence ATGTTCCGTCGCATTCTGACCAAAATGGCCGAATCAGCCCCCAAGCGCCTCAAGACCGACagcaccagcggcagcgTCCTCGTCGGCACGCACAGCGGCCACTTCCACGCCGACGAGGCCCTCGCCGTGCACATGCTGCGCATGCTGCCCACGTACCGCGACAGCAGCCTGGTGCGCACGCGCGACCCCAAGATTCTCGAGACGTGCCACACcgtcgtcgacgtcggcggCGAGTACGACGCCCAGCGCAACCGCTACGACCACCACCAGCGCGGCTTCACGACCACTTTCCCGGGCAAGAACACGAAGCTGTCCAGCGCGGGGCTGGTCTACATGCACTTTGGCCGCGACCTGATTGCCCAGAGCATCCAGCAGGCGTCGTCCAAGGCcaatgccgatgccgatgctgctgttgataGCAGCTCAGACGTCGAGCTGCTGTACAACAAGATTTACGAAAACTTCATCGAGGCCGTGGATGCCCACGACAACGGCATCTCGCGCTACGACCGCGACGCCCTCCAGGCCGCCGGCATCGAGCAGCGCTTCAGCTCCGGCGGCTTCACCCTCGGCGCCATGGTCGGCCGCCTCAACCCCGCGTGGAACGATCCCAAGcccgccgacgccgacgaggcCCAGCAGGCCGAGGACCAGCTCTTCCTGACGGCCAGCCGCCGCATCGGCGAGGAGTTTGAGCGCACCCTCGACTTCATGACGGGCGCCTGGCTGCCCGCCCGCACCATTGTCCAGCAGGCCTTTGACCAGCGCACCAAGCACGACGCAGAGGGccgcatcctcgtcatcgagGGCCAGAGCGTGCCCTGGAAGGAGCACCTGTACACGCTCGAGGGCGAGGGCAACCCGTCCGTGCTGTACGTGCTGTACGCCGAGGGCACGCAGCCCGGCGCAAAGTGGAGGATCCAGTGCGTGCCTGAGACGCAGGACTCGTTTACCAGCAGGAAGCCATTGCCCGAGGCGTGGAGGGGGTTCCGCGACGCGGAGCTGGATGGCGTTTCTGGCGTTGACGGCTGTGTCTTTGTTCATGCGGCCGGCTTTATTGGTGGGAACAAGACGTTTGAGGGtgccatggagatggccaCCAAGGCATTGGCATTGTAA
- a CDS encoding uncharacterized protein (EggNog:ENOG41), giving the protein MNPHQKNKVDINSLSPDEQRLFRLYGKLPSRSDHFAKHLKDRKYFDSGDYAMSKAGKGDDAGAVGSQHPVPENIPHLTSPTNGGTSAPGHAHRGSVPGIQAGSPIKEGSFLNRETSAEGQVTLSGDDKKQDEEEAKPVAAGLAGTPIAAGEAMPLRQ; this is encoded by the exons ATGAACCCTCACCAGAAGAACAAGGTCGACATCAAC TCGCTCTCCCCGGATGAGCAACGGCTCTTCCGCCTCTACGGCAAGCTTCCCTCACGATCCGACCACTTCGCCAAGCACCTGAAAGACCGCAAATACTTCGACTCGGGCGACTATGCCATGTCCAAGGCCGGCAAGGGCGACGACGCCGGTGCCGTTGGCTCGCAGCACCCCGTCCCCGAAAACATCCCACACTTGACATCTCCTACCAACGGCGGCACCAGCGCTCCGGGCCACGCCCACCGCGGATCTGTTCCCGGCATCCAAGCCGGCAGTCCTATCAAAGAGGGCAGCTTCCTGAACAGAGAGACATCAGCCGAGGGCCAGGTGACGCTGAGCGGCGACGACAAGAAacaggacgaggaagaggccaagcCTGTTGCCGCTGGACTTGCCGGAACACcgattgctgctggcgaggCCATGCCGCTCCGACAATAG
- a CDS encoding uncharacterized protein (TransMembrane:1 (o468-490i)~BUSCO:EOG092D1LUK), which yields MGLLALGTALEWPEAKLRANQVREWGIKQLLEIWNKAKGKERDALLWGDEVEYLVVTYAEDEPKVLLSLRQAEILTALAADKELAEAGCVPALQDEKPPGKPSKSSKTLPVFHPEFGRFMLEATPGKPWGIGLKELLGVEPDMKLRRKIAKEHMLPTEFPITLTTFPQIGVPGQFTYPFYPPSGPKLRSQFVPDEIANPHIRFPTLAANIRSRRTRKVQVNVPIFHDKNTPNPWKDPTVNFDLHNWPEDDDVRNGAAPDNFIHMDAMAFGMGSCCLQITFQAKNIVEGRELYDQLSPLGPIMLALTAATPIYKGFLAGTDVRWNQISRSVDCRTPEELGEKPLKNDRWRIPKSRYASNSTYISTNPRLRPEYLDPDLVIDPEIKAQLMEGGMDDRLATHFAHLFIRDPIVIFEEDLQELDLKKTDHFENIQSTNWQHMRFKPPPADNNIGWRVEFRSMEIQVTDFENAAFSVFMVLVTRAILSFDLNFYIPIKKVDENMERAHGVDAVLKDKFYFRKNPFPPRPSRANTVFGDDSRPGSAMPSRPGSPGTLPVEEEYEEMTINEIINGSVDGDFPGLIPIVESYLDSVNVDVQTRCELSTYLSLISKRASGELDTAARWIRNFVDAHPRYNHDSVVDDAITHDLIGAVIAIGERESAGHGFSGLDVPGLPKLLGKFRNTGPAVTTSDKSVGSRKRKSEWIEGTTAEVGA from the exons ATGGGCCTCTT AGCACTGGGAACGGCATTGGAGTGGCCAGAGGCCAAGCTACGCGCTAACCAAGTCAGAGAATGGGGCATCAAG CAActtttggagatttggaataaagccaagggcaaggaacGGGATGCTCTGCTATGGGGCGATGAG GTCGAGTATCTTGTTGTGACTTACGCAGAGGATGAGCCCAAGGTGCTCCTATCTCTTCGACAGGCTGAAATCCTCACAGCCCTTGCAGCTGATAAGGAGCTTGCTGAAGCCGGCTGTGTACCTGCGCTTCAAGACGAGAAGCCGCCTGGGAAGCCAAG CAAATCCTCCAAGACGTTGCCCGTCTTTCATCCAGAGTTTGGCCGCTTCATGTTGGAGGCCACACCTGGAAAGCCATGGGGCATTGGATTGAAGGAGCTTTTGGGTGTTGAGCCTGACATGAAGCTCCGCCGAAAGATTGCCAAGGAGCACATGTTACCCACCGAGTTCCCCATTACACTCACTACTTTTCCCCAGATTGGTGTTCCGGGCCAATTCACTTACCCATTTTACCCTCCCTCCGGACCCAAGCTGCGCTCACAGTTTGTACCGGACGAAATCGCCAACCCTCACATCCGTTTCCCTACCTTGGCGGCTAATATCCGTTCTCGGAGGACTCGCAAGGTACAAGTCAATGTGCCCATCTTCCACGACAAGAATACCCCCAACCCCTGGAAGGACCCTACCGTCAACTTCGACTTACACAACTGGCCCGAGGACGATGACGTGCGCAACGGAGCCGCCCCAGACAACTTTATTCACATGGATGCAATGGCTTTTGGAATGGGAAGCTGCTGTCTTCAAATTACTTTCCAGGCTAAGAATATTGTCGAAGGCAGAGAGCTGTACGATCAGCTGAGCCCATTGGGCCCCATCATGTTGGCGTTGACTGCAGCAACTCCCATCTACAAGGGCTTCTTGGCTGGCACCGATGTGCGGTGGAATCAAATTAGTCGCTCAGTCGACTGCAGGACGCCAGAGGAGCTTGGTGAAAAG CCCCTCAAAAATGACCGTTGGAGGATACCCAAATCACGATATGCCTCCAACTCAACCTACATTTCTACAAACCCACGACTACGACCAGAGTATCTCGATCCCGATCTGGTGATTGACCCTGAGATCAAGGCCCAGCTTATGGAAGGCGGTATGGATGACCGTCTGGCTACCCATTTTGCCCATCTGTTCATTCGAGATCCCATTGTCATCTTTGAGGAGGATCTCCAGGAGCTTGACTTGAAAAAGACTGACCATTTCGAAAACATCCAATCGACTAATTGGCAACACATGCGTTTCAAGCCCCCGCCAGCCGACAACAACATTGGATGGAGAGTCGAGTTTCGGTCCATGGAAATCCAGGTGACCGACTTTGAGAATGCGGCCTTTTCAGTCTTCATGGTACTGGTCACAAGAGCTATCCTCTCCTTTGACCTCAACTTTTATATCCCTATCAAAAAGGTGGATGAGAATATGGAGCGAGCTCACGGCGTGGATGCTGTTCTCAAAGACAAGTTCTACTTCCGCAAAAATCCCTTCCCACCCCGACCATCACGCGCAAACACCGTCTTTGGCGATGATAGTCGACCGGGCTCCGCAATGCCCAGCCGGCCAGGGTCTCCCGGAACTCTGCCGGTTGAAGAGGAATATGAGGAGATGACGATTAACGAGATTATCAACGGATCAGTCGACGGAGACTTCCCAGGACTGATCCCCATCGTGGAAAGCTATCTTGACAGCGTCAACGTCGATGTCCAAACCCGTTGTGAGCTGTCAACttatctctctctcatcagcAAGCGAGCGAGCGGTGAGCTTGACACTGCCGCGCGATGGATTCGAAATTTTGTCGACGCTCACCCCCGCTACAACCATGATAGCGTTGTCGACGATGCCATTACCCACGATCTTATTGGAGCTGTTATAGCCATTGGTGAGCGGGAAAGCGCAGGCCATGGTTTCAGCGGATTAGATGTCCCTGGACTGCCCAAACTCCTCGGGAAGTTCAGAAACACTGGCCCTGCGGTGACGACGTCAGACAAGAGTGTTGGCTCgcggaaaagaaagagtgaATGGATAGAGGGAACGACTGCTGAAGTCGGAGCATGA